A single Acropora palmata chromosome 5, jaAcrPala1.3, whole genome shotgun sequence DNA region contains:
- the LOC141881115 gene encoding uncharacterized protein LOC141881115, whose amino-acid sequence MVSWKELRELIVLYYDMKVLNDAEFLLLYDLYSPQNLDLPCDLYPHFDLQNLTEDERVAEFRFRKTDIPRLSQALRIPDVIICHQGTICEGTEGLCMLLKRLCYPCRYSDMVHLFSRPVPVLCMITNQVLDYIYQAHSHRILQWNHQQLSQANLERFAEVVHRKGAPLNNCFAFVDGTVRPICRPGSVNQRLLYNGHKRVHGIKFQSVVTPDGMIANMYGPVEGRKHEAGMLAESHLLDDLHQYAFSLAGQPLCIYGDPAYPIRVHLQCPFRNGVLTPQMEAYNTAMSSVRTSVEWLFGDIINYFKFLDFKKNLKFGLSSVGKMYIVTAILRNGLTCLYGNTNSDFFQCNPPNLETYFA is encoded by the exons ATGGTTTCTTGGAAAGAATTGAGAGAGCTTATAGTGCTCTACTATGACATGAAAGTCCTCAATGACGCCGAATTTCTCTTACTATACGACCTTTACAGCCCACAAAACCTGGACTTGCCGTGTGACTTGTATCCACATTTCGACCTCCAAAACCTGACCGAAGATGAACGTGTGGCCGAATTTCGGTTCAGGAAAACTGATATCCCAAGGCTTTCTCAAGCTTTGCGGATTCCTGATGTTATAATTTGTCACCAAGGGACAATTTGTGAAGGAACTGAAGGACTATGCATGCTTTTGAAGCGGTTGTGCTACCCTTGCCGATACAGCGATATGGTCCACTTGTTCTCTAGGCCGGTTCCTGTATTGTGTATGATTACAAATCAAGTTTTGGATTATATCTATCAAGCTCACAGCCATCGCATTCTGCAGTGGAATCATCAGCAACTAAGCCAAGCCAATCTTGAAAGATTTGCCGAAGTTGTTCACCGAAAAGGAGCCCCACTTAAtaactgttttgcttttgtcgATGGGACAGTTCGCCCTATTTGTAGACCCGGCAGTGTCAACCAGAGGTTGCTTTACAATGGACACAAACGTGTCCACGGAATCAAGTTTCAGTCTGTTGTTACCCCAGATGGAATGATTGCAAATATGTATGGCCCTGTcg AGGGAAGAAAGCATGAGGCAGGTATGCTTGCTGAGTCTCACCTTTTGGATGATCTCCATCAGTATGCCTTCAGCCTGGCTGGACAACCACTTTGTATTTACGGGGATCCTGCTTACCCCATCCGTGTACACCTTCAATGTCCATTTAGAAATGGAGTTTTAACCCCACAGATGGAAGCTTACAATACTGCTATGAGCTCAGTGAGAACAAGTGTGGAGTGGCTCTTCGGAGACATAATCAATTACTTCAAGTTTCTGGACTTTAAAAAGAACTTAAAGTTCGGACTGAGTAGTGTGGGGAAAATGTACATTGTCACTGCTATTCTTAGAAATGGGCTAACATGTCTATATGGAAACACAAACTCAGATTTTTTCCAGTGTAATCCTCCCAACCTTGAAACTTATTTTGCATAA
- the LOC141881117 gene encoding uncharacterized protein LOC141881117, translating to MQWTREHDILLCREVLALEVYKHKKGTNQAGRLWDEIAKNLRGCQTVRFKSNLSQRAVRERFNLIQGRFKENEKTELAASGISVPEQDELDVLLEDIAERERDAIAEASEKKGQEKATAEDIRNQALERMGQIKKRKSQDGQEPKERKSRRSSNEALQFMQEKAESDKAFREEELKIRKKEETKAAQFQAMFTQQQSFLQAMTQQQAQQQQQNQHMQMLMA from the coding sequence ATGCAATGGACAAGGGAGCATGATATCCTTCTTTGCCGAGAAGTTCTTGCCCTAGAGGTTTATAAACACAAAAAGGGAACAAACCAAGCAGGGCGTCTGTGGGATGAAATTGCCAAGAATCTTAGAGGGTGCCAAACCGTGAGATTTAAATCTAATTTATCTCAGCGAGCAGTCAGGGAGAGATTTAACCTGATCCAAGGCAgattcaaagaaaatgaaaaaacagaaTTAGCTGCATCTGGAATTTCTGTACCAGAACAAGATGAGCTTGATGTACTTCTTGAGGACATAgcagaaagagaaagagatgCTATTGCAGAAGCTAGTGAAAAGAAAGGTCAAGAGAAGGCTACAGCAGAAGATATCAGAAACCAAGCTTTGGAGAGGATGGGGCAAATAAAGAAACGAAAATCTCAAGATGGCCAAGAGCCAAAGGAAAGGAAATCCAGGAGAAGCAGTAATGAGGCTCTCCAGTTTATGCAGGAGAAGGCTGAATCAGACAAGGCATTCCGAGAAGAAGAGCTAAAgataaggaaaaaagaagaaaccaaAGCTGCTCAATTCCAAGCAATGTTCACCCAGCAGCAATCCTTCTTGCAAGCAATGACCCAACAGCAGGCTCAACAGCAGCAACAGAATCAACACATGCAGATGTTAATGGCATAG